From the Carya illinoinensis cultivar Pawnee chromosome 4, C.illinoinensisPawnee_v1, whole genome shotgun sequence genome, one window contains:
- the LOC122308351 gene encoding 26S proteasome regulatory subunit 8 homolog A-like: MAMVGVETKHPDAAVVAAEETCSAKPSKQGEGLRQYYLQHIHEHQLQVRQKTHNLNRLEAQRNELNSRVRMLREELQLLQEPGSYVGEVVKVMGKNKVLVKVHPEGKYVVDIDKNIDITKITPSTRVALRNDSYVLHLILPSKVDPLVNLMKVEKVPDSTYDMIGGLDQQIKEIKEVIELPIKHPELFESLGIAQPKGVLLYGPPGTGKTLLARAVAHHTDCTFIRVSGSELVQKYIGEGSRMVRELFVMAREHAPSIIFMDEIDSIGSARMESGSGNGDSEVQRTMLELLNQLDGFEASNKIKVLMATNRIDILDQALLRPGRIDRKIEFPNPNEESRFDILKIHSRRMNLMRGIDLKKIAEKMNGASGAELKAVCTEAGMFALRERRVHVTQEDFEMAVAKVMKKETEKNMSLRKLWK; this comes from the exons ATGGCGATGGTTGGAGTGGAAACGAAGCATCCAGATGCGGCGGTGGTGGCGGCGGAGGAGACTTGCTCGGCCAAGCCGTCGAAGCAAGGCGAGGGGCTGAGGCAGTACTACCTCCAACATATCCACGAGCACCAGCTCCAGGTCCGACAAAAGACCCACAATCTCAACCGTCTCGAGGCCCAGCGGAACGAGCTCAATTCTCGAG TGAGGATGCTTAGGGAAGAATTACAGCTACTCCAGGAACCTGGATCATATGTTGGTGAAGTTGTCAAAGTAATGGGGAAGAATAAGGTTTTAGTCAAG GTTCATCCTGAAGGGAAATATGTTGTTGACATtgataaaaatattgatatcaCGAAGATCACTCCATCAACTAGAGTTGCTCTCCGCAATGACAGCTATGTTCTTCATTTAATCTTGCCAAGCAAAGTTGATCCACTAGTCAACctaatgaaagttgaaaaagttcCTGATTCTACGTACGATATGATTGGTGGTCTTGACCAGCAAATTAAAGAGATAAAGGAG GTGATCGAGCTTCCAATCAAGCATCCTGAATTGTTTGAGAGTCTTGGGATAGCTCAACCAAAG ggtGTTCTGCTATATGGGCCACCTGGTACGGGGAAAACGCTGTTGGCTAGGGCAGTGGCCCATCATACCGATTGTACTTTCATCAGGGTTTCTGGTTCTGAATTAGTTCAGAAGTACATTGGAGAAGGTTCCAGAATGGTTAGGGAACTTTTTGTTATGGCCAG GGAACATGCTCCATCTATCATATTTATGGATGAAATTGACAGCATTGGATCTGCTCGAATGGAATCTGGTAGTGGTAATGGTGACAGTGAAGTGCAGCGGACTATGCTGGAGCTTCTCAACCAACTGGATGGATTTGAAGCATCAAACAAGATCAAG gttttgatGGCCACCAATCGGATTGATATTCTGGATCAAGCTCTTCTTAGGCCTGGGCGAATTGACAGGAAGATAGAATTTCCTAATCCTAATGAGGAG TCTcgttttgatattttaaaaatacattcaaGAAGAATGAACCTAATGCGTGGGATTGATTTGAAGAAAATAGCAGAGAAGATGAATGGTGCATCTGGTGCAGAGCTCAAG GCTGTGTGCACTGAAGCTGGGATGTTTGCTCTGAGGGAGAGGAGGGTTCACGTCACACAGGAAGACTTTGAGATGGCTGTGGCGAAGGTAATGAAGAAGGAGACAGAGAAAAACATGTCATTACGGAAGCTGTGGAAGTAA